A stretch of Methanoculleus sp. SDB DNA encodes these proteins:
- a CDS encoding radical SAM protein translates to MPVKTTKSLCPVCKRVLSADIMEEDGKIWIARTCPEHGPFRDLYWSDAAMYRRFDAYEAIGRGVENPQVIASPGDCPGSCGICSNHRSGTLLVNIDLTNRCNLNCDFCFANARACGYLYEPDFDQIVDMMRRARMQKPVPPPAVQFSGGEPTLRDDVADLIRKAKELGFSQVQIATNGVRIARDPDFALDLKNAGLSTVYLHFDGVTRETNPILAVSTRAVEKCSAIGLGVVLVPTMIRGMNDHEAGDIIRYAAKHIDVVRGVNFQPVAFTGAASEKDVMEQRITIPELADSIEEQTDGIIRKDYFYPVPCITPFSDLVKAYTGKPQICFTTHQHCGAATYAFVTENGLTPINRMIDVDGFFQAVSTMAHNMEKGGSFNKALTLVDGVKNMHNSVKKAEPGAASQFWKLLGQTLINHDFTALKDFHWNALFIGTMHFMDRFNYDLERVQRCCIHYATPDGRMIPFCTYNSGPVYREEVWKKYSRPLPPSSEATVRGK, encoded by the coding sequence ATGCCGGTGAAAACGACGAAAAGTCTGTGTCCTGTATGCAAAAGGGTTCTTTCTGCCGATATCATGGAAGAGGACGGGAAAATCTGGATTGCCCGTACATGTCCCGAACACGGGCCGTTTCGGGATCTCTACTGGTCCGATGCGGCAATGTACCGTCGTTTCGATGCCTATGAGGCCATCGGACGGGGCGTGGAGAATCCGCAGGTCATCGCCAGCCCCGGGGACTGTCCCGGTTCCTGTGGCATATGCAGCAATCACCGTTCAGGGACGCTTCTTGTCAATATTGACCTGACGAACCGGTGCAACCTCAATTGTGATTTCTGCTTTGCGAATGCCCGTGCCTGCGGATACCTGTATGAACCCGATTTCGACCAGATCGTCGACATGATGCGCCGTGCACGGATGCAGAAACCCGTCCCTCCTCCTGCGGTCCAGTTCTCCGGCGGGGAGCCGACCCTGCGGGATGATGTTGCGGATCTGATCCGTAAAGCGAAGGAGCTGGGTTTTTCGCAGGTGCAGATCGCCACGAACGGCGTGAGAATTGCCCGCGACCCTGATTTCGCATTGGATTTGAAAAATGCAGGGCTCAGCACCGTATACCTGCATTTTGACGGGGTCACACGCGAGACGAATCCGATCCTTGCCGTCAGCACACGGGCCGTGGAGAAATGTTCTGCAATCGGGCTCGGCGTCGTGCTCGTGCCGACAATGATCCGGGGAATGAACGACCACGAAGCAGGTGACATCATCCGGTATGCAGCGAAGCATATCGATGTTGTCCGCGGAGTCAACTTCCAGCCGGTTGCTTTCACCGGCGCAGCATCGGAGAAGGACGTCATGGAGCAGCGGATTACCATCCCCGAGCTGGCCGACTCTATCGAGGAGCAGACTGACGGGATTATCCGGAAAGACTATTTTTACCCTGTGCCCTGCATCACGCCCTTTTCCGATCTCGTCAAGGCGTATACGGGCAAACCACAGATCTGTTTTACCACCCACCAGCATTGCGGGGCGGCAACCTACGCGTTTGTGACGGAAAACGGGCTGACGCCAATCAACCGGATGATTGACGTTGACGGATTTTTCCAGGCCGTCAGCACCATGGCGCATAATATGGAAAAGGGGGGGTCGTTCAATAAGGCATTGACGCTCGTTGACGGCGTGAAAAATATGCATAACTCGGTGAAAAAAGCGGAGCCGGGAGCCGCCTCGCAGTTCTGGAAGCTGCTCGGCCAGACTCTTATCAACCACGATTTCACGGCCCTGAAGGATTTCCACTGGAACGCACTCTTTATCGGAACCATGCATTTCATGGACCGGTTTAATTATGATCTGGAGCGGGTCCAGCGGTGCTGTATCCATTATGCGACGCCGGACGGACGAATGATTCCCTTCTGCACGTACAACAGCGGACCGGTGTATCGCGAAGAGGTCTGGAAAAAGTATTCGCGTCCGCTTCCGCCTTCGTCAGAGGCGACGGTCAGGGGAAAGTGA
- a CDS encoding alanine dehydrogenase (catalyzes the interconversion of alanine and pyruvate) encodes MRYFQSPETGLSFSSVIPAVERAFENHCEGEVQMPPKVYVTFPKGDFRTMPAYIPALDIAGVKIVNVHPDNRTAGLPTVMALTVILDIDTGQPVALLNATRLTDMRTGAAGAVAAKYLAPKHDIVLGLIGSGRQAEAQLEAVSEVCAIQEIRVWSRDEKNAQALLSRYPQYEGSTGSPETVCDCDVLCTTTPSRTPIIRDSWIREGTHINAIGADAPGKQELDPAILLRAGVFIDDYEQATHSGEINVAVSQGIFDPARIRGTLGEVVCGRVGRKNRTEITVFDSTGLALQDLAIAKIAMEENGGVDLTFP; translated from the coding sequence GTGCGTTTGAGAACCATTGCGAAGGCGAGGTGCAGATGCCCCCGAAAGTCTACGTGACATTCCCGAAGGGCGATTTCAGGACTATGCCGGCATATATTCCTGCCCTCGACATTGCGGGTGTCAAGATCGTCAATGTGCACCCCGACAACAGGACCGCGGGGCTGCCGACGGTGATGGCGCTGACGGTCATCCTCGATATCGATACGGGACAGCCTGTTGCGCTCCTCAACGCAACACGGCTCACCGATATGCGGACCGGGGCGGCGGGAGCGGTAGCGGCAAAGTATCTTGCCCCGAAACACGATATCGTGCTCGGCCTGATCGGAAGCGGACGTCAGGCAGAGGCGCAACTGGAAGCCGTCTCGGAGGTGTGCGCAATCCAGGAGATCAGGGTCTGGTCGAGAGACGAGAAAAACGCGCAGGCGCTTCTCTCCCGGTACCCGCAGTACGAGGGAAGTACCGGCAGCCCCGAAACCGTCTGTGACTGCGACGTGCTCTGCACGACCACACCGTCACGCACTCCGATCATCCGGGACAGCTGGATACGCGAGGGCACGCACATCAACGCCATCGGCGCCGACGCCCCCGGCAAGCAGGAGCTCGATCCGGCAATCCTGCTCCGCGCCGGCGTATTTATCGACGATTACGAGCAGGCAACACATTCCGGGGAGATCAACGTTGCGGTATCACAGGGCATATTCGACCCGGCACGGATCCGGGGGACGCTCGGTGAAGTCGTCTGCGGGAGGGTCGGCCGGAAGAACCGAACCGAGATCACCGTCTTCGATTCGACGGGGCTCGCACTGCAGGACCTTGCCATTGCCAAAATTGCGATGGAGGAGAACGGGGGAGTCGATCTCACTTTCCCCTGA